One genomic window of Salvelinus namaycush isolate Seneca chromosome 22, SaNama_1.0, whole genome shotgun sequence includes the following:
- the LOC120017495 gene encoding mitogen-activated protein kinase 8-like isoform X3 → MNKNKRGEEREFYSLDVGDSTFKVLKRYQNLRPIGSGAQGIVCSAYDHNLERNVAIKKLSRPFQNQTHAKRAYRELVLMKCVNHKNIIGLLNVFSPQKSLEEFADVYIVMELMDANLCQVIQMELDHERLSYLLYQMLCGIKHLHNAGIIHRDLKPSNIVVKSDCTLKILDFGLARTAATGLLMTPYVVTRYYRAPEVILGMGYQANVDVWSVGCIVAEMVRGSVLFPGTDHIDQWNKVIEQLGTPPQDFLMKLNQSVRTYVENRPRYAGYSFGKLFPDVLFPADSEHNKLKASQARDLLSKMLVIDSSKRISVDEALKHPYINVWYDPAEVEAPPPKITDKQLDEREHTVEEWKDLIWKEVYEWDEWTKQNGVIRGQPPPLGAAVIDSSPQPASSSSSANDVSSMSTEPSDPTMTSDTDISLDSHTSLGALACCR, encoded by the exons ATGAATAAAAACAagcgaggagaagagagagagttctaTAGTTTAGATGTCGGAGATTCCACCTTCAAAGTTCTGAAGCGCTACCAGAATCTAAGGCCCATCGGCTCAGGAGCACAGGGAATCGTCTG TTCAGCGTATGACCACAACCTTGAGAGAAATGTGGCTATTAAGAAGTTGAGTCGGCCGTTCCAGAACCAGACGCATGCCAAGAGAGCGTACAGAGAACTGGTGTTAATGAAATGTGTCAATCACAAAAAT ATCATTGGCTTATTAAACGTGTTCAGCCCACAAAAATCACTCGAGGAATTTGCAGACGT ATACATTGTGATGGAGCTGATGGATGCCAACCTGTGCCAGGTGATTCAGATGGAGCTGGACCATGAGAGGTTGTCCTACCTGCTCTACCAGATGCTGTGTGGCATCAAACACCTCCACAATGCCGGCATCATACACAGG GATCTGAAGCCCAGTAACATTGTGGTGAAGTCAGACTGTACATTAAAGATCTTGGACTTTGGCTTGGCTCGGACAGCGGCTACAGGTTTACTGATGACCCCCTACGTAGTGACCAGATACTACAGAGCACCAGAGGTCATACTGGGGATGGGCTACCAGGCCAACG TGGACGTGTGGTCAGTGGGCTGTATTGTGGCTGAGATGGTCAGAGGTAGTGTGTTGTTCCCAGGCACTGACC ACATTGACCAGTGGAACAAAGTGATAGAGCAGCTCGGGACTCCGCCCCAGGACTTCCTGATGAAGCTCAACCAATCAGTAAGGACGTATGTTGAGAACCGACCGCGCTACGCAGGATACAGCTTCGGCAAGCTCTTCCCTGACGTCCTCTTCCCTGCAGACTCAGAACACAACAAGTTGAAAG CGAGCCAGGCCAGAGACCTGCTGTCTAAGATGTTGGTGATCGACTCGTCTAAGAGGATCTCGGTGGACGAGGCCCTGAAACACCCCTATATCAACGTGTGGTACGACCCAGCAGAAGTGGAGGCA CCCCCTCCAAAGATCACAGACAAGCAGCTGGATGAGCGAGAGCATACGGTGGAGGAGTGGAAAG ACCTGATCTGGAAAGAGGTGTATGAGTGGGACGAGTGGACCAAGCAGAATGGAGTGATCAGAGGACAACCTCCTCCTTTAG GTGCAGCAGTGATTGACAGCTCCCCTCAGCCcgcctcatcctcctcctcggCCAATGACGTTTCCTCCATGTCGACTGAGCCAAGTGACCCCACCATGACCTCTGACACGGACATCAGCCTGGACAGCCACACCTCCCTGGGAGCACTGGCCTGCTGCAgataa
- the LOC120017495 gene encoding mitogen-activated protein kinase 8-like isoform X1, whose protein sequence is MNKNKRGEEREFYSLDVGDSTFKVLKRYQNLRPIGSGAQGIVCSAYDHNLERNVAIKKLSRPFQNQTHAKRAYRELVLMKCVNHKNIIGLLNVFSPQKSLEEFADVYIVMELMDANLCQVIQMELDHERLSYLLYQMLCGIKHLHNAGIIHRDLKPSNIVVKSDCTLKILDFGLARTAATGLLMTPYVVTRYYRAPEVILGMGYQANVDIWSVGCILAEMVRHKILFPGRDYIDQWNKVIEQLGTPPQDFLMKLNQSVRTYVENRPRYAGYSFGKLFPDVLFPADSEHNKLKASQARDLLSKMLVIDSSKRISVDEALKHPYINVWYDPAEVEAPPPKITDKQLDEREHTVEEWKDLIWKEVYEWDEWTKQNGVIRGQPPPLGAAVIDSSPQPASSSSSANDVSSMSTEPSDPTMTSDTDISLDSHTSLGALACCR, encoded by the exons ATGAATAAAAACAagcgaggagaagagagagagttctaTAGTTTAGATGTCGGAGATTCCACCTTCAAAGTTCTGAAGCGCTACCAGAATCTAAGGCCCATCGGCTCAGGAGCACAGGGAATCGTCTG TTCAGCGTATGACCACAACCTTGAGAGAAATGTGGCTATTAAGAAGTTGAGTCGGCCGTTCCAGAACCAGACGCATGCCAAGAGAGCGTACAGAGAACTGGTGTTAATGAAATGTGTCAATCACAAAAAT ATCATTGGCTTATTAAACGTGTTCAGCCCACAAAAATCACTCGAGGAATTTGCAGACGT ATACATTGTGATGGAGCTGATGGATGCCAACCTGTGCCAGGTGATTCAGATGGAGCTGGACCATGAGAGGTTGTCCTACCTGCTCTACCAGATGCTGTGTGGCATCAAACACCTCCACAATGCCGGCATCATACACAGG GATCTGAAGCCCAGTAACATTGTGGTGAAGTCAGACTGTACATTAAAGATCTTGGACTTTGGCTTGGCTCGGACAGCGGCTACAGGTTTACTGATGACCCCCTACGTAGTGACCAGATACTACAGAGCACCAGAGGTCATACTGGGGATGGGCTACCAGGCCAACG TGGACATATGGTCTGTGGGGTGTATTCTGGCAGAAATGGTCCGTCACAAAATCCTGTTCCCAGGAAGGGACT ACATTGACCAGTGGAACAAAGTGATAGAGCAGCTCGGGACTCCGCCCCAGGACTTCCTGATGAAGCTCAACCAATCAGTAAGGACGTATGTTGAGAACCGACCGCGCTACGCAGGATACAGCTTCGGCAAGCTCTTCCCTGACGTCCTCTTCCCTGCAGACTCAGAACACAACAAGTTGAAAG CGAGCCAGGCCAGAGACCTGCTGTCTAAGATGTTGGTGATCGACTCGTCTAAGAGGATCTCGGTGGACGAGGCCCTGAAACACCCCTATATCAACGTGTGGTACGACCCAGCAGAAGTGGAGGCA CCCCCTCCAAAGATCACAGACAAGCAGCTGGATGAGCGAGAGCATACGGTGGAGGAGTGGAAAG ACCTGATCTGGAAAGAGGTGTATGAGTGGGACGAGTGGACCAAGCAGAATGGAGTGATCAGAGGACAACCTCCTCCTTTAG GTGCAGCAGTGATTGACAGCTCCCCTCAGCCcgcctcatcctcctcctcggCCAATGACGTTTCCTCCATGTCGACTGAGCCAAGTGACCCCACCATGACCTCTGACACGGACATCAGCCTGGACAGCCACACCTCCCTGGGAGCACTGGCCTGCTGCAgataa
- the LOC120017495 gene encoding mitogen-activated protein kinase 8-like isoform X2, protein MNKNKRGEEREFYSLDVGDSTFKVLKRYQNLRPIGSGAQGIVCSAYDHNLERNVAIKKLSRPFQNQTHAKRAYRELVLMKCVNHKNIIGLLNVFSPQKSLEEFADVYIVMELMDANLCQVIQMELDHERLSYLLYQMLCGIKHLHNAGIIHRDLKPSNIVVKSDCTLKILDFGLARTAATGLLMTPYVVTRYYRAPEVILGMGYQANVDIWSVGCILAEMVRHKILFPGRDYIDQWNKVIEQLGTPPQDFLMKLNQSVRTYVENRPRYAGYSFGKLFPDVLFPADSEHNKLKASQARDLLSKMLVIDSSKRISVDEALKHPYINVWYDPAEVEAPPPKITDKQLDEREHTVEEWKDLIWKEVYEWDEWTKQNGVIRGQPPPLAQVQQ, encoded by the exons ATGAATAAAAACAagcgaggagaagagagagagttctaTAGTTTAGATGTCGGAGATTCCACCTTCAAAGTTCTGAAGCGCTACCAGAATCTAAGGCCCATCGGCTCAGGAGCACAGGGAATCGTCTG TTCAGCGTATGACCACAACCTTGAGAGAAATGTGGCTATTAAGAAGTTGAGTCGGCCGTTCCAGAACCAGACGCATGCCAAGAGAGCGTACAGAGAACTGGTGTTAATGAAATGTGTCAATCACAAAAAT ATCATTGGCTTATTAAACGTGTTCAGCCCACAAAAATCACTCGAGGAATTTGCAGACGT ATACATTGTGATGGAGCTGATGGATGCCAACCTGTGCCAGGTGATTCAGATGGAGCTGGACCATGAGAGGTTGTCCTACCTGCTCTACCAGATGCTGTGTGGCATCAAACACCTCCACAATGCCGGCATCATACACAGG GATCTGAAGCCCAGTAACATTGTGGTGAAGTCAGACTGTACATTAAAGATCTTGGACTTTGGCTTGGCTCGGACAGCGGCTACAGGTTTACTGATGACCCCCTACGTAGTGACCAGATACTACAGAGCACCAGAGGTCATACTGGGGATGGGCTACCAGGCCAACG TGGACATATGGTCTGTGGGGTGTATTCTGGCAGAAATGGTCCGTCACAAAATCCTGTTCCCAGGAAGGGACT ACATTGACCAGTGGAACAAAGTGATAGAGCAGCTCGGGACTCCGCCCCAGGACTTCCTGATGAAGCTCAACCAATCAGTAAGGACGTATGTTGAGAACCGACCGCGCTACGCAGGATACAGCTTCGGCAAGCTCTTCCCTGACGTCCTCTTCCCTGCAGACTCAGAACACAACAAGTTGAAAG CGAGCCAGGCCAGAGACCTGCTGTCTAAGATGTTGGTGATCGACTCGTCTAAGAGGATCTCGGTGGACGAGGCCCTGAAACACCCCTATATCAACGTGTGGTACGACCCAGCAGAAGTGGAGGCA CCCCCTCCAAAGATCACAGACAAGCAGCTGGATGAGCGAGAGCATACGGTGGAGGAGTGGAAAG ACCTGATCTGGAAAGAGGTGTATGAGTGGGACGAGTGGACCAAGCAGAATGGAGTGATCAGAGGACAACCTCCTCCTTTAG CACAGGTGCAGCAGTGA
- the LOC120017496 gene encoding mitogen-activated protein kinase 8-like yields the protein MNKNKRGEEREFYSLDVGDSTFKVLKRYQNLRPIGSGAQGIVCSAYDHNLERNVAIKKLSRPFQNQTHAKRAYRELVLMKCVNHKNIIGLLNVFSPQKSLEEFADVYIVMELMDANLCQVIQMELDHERLSYLLYQMLCGIKHLHNAGIIHRDLKPSNIVVKSDCTLKILDFGLARTAATGLLMTPYVVTRYYRAPEVILGMGYQANVDVWSVGCIVAEMVRGSVLFPGTDHIDQWNKVIEQLGTPPQDFLMKLNQSVRTYVENRPRYAGYSFGKLFPDVLFPADSEHNKLKASQARDLLSKMLVIDSSKRISVDEALKHPYINVWYDPAEVEAPPPKITDKQLDEREHTVEEWKDLIWKEVYEWDEWTKQNGVIRGQPPPLGAAVIDSSPQPASSSSSANDVSSMSTEPSDPTMTSDTDISLDSHTSLGALACCR from the exons TTCAGCGTATGACCACAACCTTGAGAGAAATGTGGCTATTAAGAAGTTGAGTCGGCCGTTCCAGAACCAGACGCATGCCAAGAGAGCGTACAGAGAACTGGTGTTAATGAAATGTGTCAATCACAAAAAT ATCATTGGCTTATTAAACGTGTTCAGCCCACAAAAATCACTCGAGGAATTTGCAGACGT ATACATTGTGATGGAGCTGATGGATGCCAACCTGTGCCAGGTGATTCAGATGGAGCTGGACCATGAGAGGTTGTCCTACCTGCTCTACCAGATGCTGTGTGGCATCAAACACCTCCACAATGCCGGCATCATACACAGG GATCTGAAGCCCAGTAACATTGTGGTGAAGTCAGACTGTACATTAAAGATCTTGGACTTTGGCTTGGCTCGGACAGCGGCTACAGGTTTACTGATGACCCCCTACGTAGTGACCAGATACTACAGAGCACCAGAGGTCATACTGGGGATGGGCTACCAGGCCAACG TGGACGTGTGGTCAGTGGGCTGTATTGTGGCTGAGATGGTCAGAGGTAGTGTGTTGTTCCCAGGCACTGACC ACATTGACCAGTGGAACAAAGTGATAGAGCAGCTCGGGACTCCGCCCCAGGACTTCCTGATGAAGCTCAACCAATCAGTAAGGACGTATGTTGAGAACCGACCGCGCTACGCAGGATACAGCTTCGGCAAGCTCTTCCCTGACGTCCTCTTCCCTGCAGACTCAGAACACAACAAGTTGAAAG CGAGCCAGGCCAGAGACCTGCTGTCTAAGATGTTGGTGATCGACTCGTCTAAGAGGATCTCGGTGGACGAGGCCCTGAAACACCCCTATATCAACGTGTGGTACGACCCAGCAGAAGTGGAGGCA CCCCCTCCAAAGATCACAGACAAGCAGCTGGATGAGCGAGAGCATACGGTGGAGGAGTGGAAAG ACCTGATCTGGAAAGAGGTGTATGAGTGGGACGAGTGGACCAAGCAGAATGGAGTGATCAGAGGACAACCTCCTCCTTTAG GTGCAGCAGTGATTGACAGCTCCCCTCAGCCcgcctcatcctcctcctcggCCAATGACGTTTCCTCCATGTCGACTGAGCCAAGTGACCCCACCATGACCTCTGACACGGACATCAGCCTGGACAGCCACACCTCCCTGGGAGCACTGGCCTGCTGCAgataa